ATAGCCAGTCAACAGCCGGCGACGACGAGTGGGAAGATTTTTAGGGGCGCGTGAGCAGATAACGGTTACGAGTATTTAACGTGCTAGCCAGCAGCAAGGAAGCGTTCTCAGAACGTGAATTCCCCATGACTGACAATAACTTCAGTCAAATAAAATCCATCGCCTACAGTTTGACAGGTATAAATTTATCTGATCATAAAAAAAATATGGTTTACGGCAGACTGGCGCGTCGCTTGCGCATCTTGAGTTTGCCTACCTTTGACGCCTACTGCCAGTTAATTGCCGAGGATAATTCCATAGAGCACGTGGAATTTATCAATGCCATCACCACAAACCTCACATCCTTTTTTAGAGAAAACCACCATTTCGAATTTTTGGCCAACCAACTGTTGCCCGCACTGATGCGAAAAAATATCGCCTCGAAGCGATTGCGCATTTGGTCTGCGGGTTGTTCCACAGGTGAGGAACCCTATTCCATTGCAATGGTTGTGAAATCCATGGCCGCGCTGGCATCTTGGGATGCCAAGGTACTGGCAACCGATCTGGATTCAAACGTTGTTGCAAAAGCGAAAAACGGTATATACCCAGCGGAACGCGCCGAAAATATTCCTGATAAATACCGAAAATTTTTATCTGTTGATAAAAGTTCTGAGCGGGTTCGTGTCAAACAAGCGGTCGCCGATATTATTACTTTTAAACAGCTCAATCTGTTACGTGATTGGCCAATGCGAGGCCCGTTCGATGTAATATTTTGTCGAAATGTGGTGATTTATTTCGATACGCCAACACAGAAAACATTGTTCGATCGGTATGCCAATATCTTGCAATCCGATGGGCACTTATTTATTGGGCACTCCGAAAATTTGCACAACGTCAGTAATCGCTTTAGTTCTCTAGGAAAAACCATTTATCAGAGAAAAAATTAGTTTTAATAAACCCGGCAATTGTCGGGGTGCGAATGCGAGGTACAAAGCGCATTACAATCGGCAGATAAGCAAGTCACCTTGTTTTAAAAAAATAGGTGAAGTCTGTCAAAACAATAGGCTACAGCTTAAATCGCTCGTGAGGAGCTGTTTTAATGCCGGGTAAATCTTAAGGAGCCGTCGTACCGTGCTAACCAATGAATACATGCCGCCACAACCTCTAAAAGGTTTTGAGCATATCAACCGGTACTGGGATAAGCGAATGAACATTCCTGCGGCTAAAATCCTGCCGGGAGAGTGCTATGTCAGTCGCAGTGGCGAAATGATTGTTACGGTACTCGGGTCCTGCGTTGCTGCGTGTATTCGCGATAGAGGTATAGGTATCGGTGGCATGAATCACTTTATGTTGCCTGTACAAACTGGCGACAAAATGATCAGTAGGCCGAGCGCGGTGAACGCCGAGCTGTGTTATGGCAACTGGGCAATGGAGTATTTGATAAACGCCATTTTAAAACAGGGTGGTAAGCGTGAGCGCCTTGAGGTGAAAGTATTTGGTGGCGGACGGGTGCTCACCTGTATGTCCAATATCGATATCGGTAAACGCAATATCGAATTTGTTATGGATTATTTGGCTCGGGAAAGTTTGGCAATATCTGCTCAAGACTTGGGCAGCGATTACCCTCGCAAGGTGCTTTATTTTCCCGACACTGGAGCGGTAAAACTGAAGAAACTACGTACCCGTGCCAACGACACTATCGAAAGGCGTGAAAAAGCGTATTTGGATTCTATGGTCACCAAACCTAAGTCGGGCGAGGTCGAACTGTTTTAAGATCTTGCCGCGTTTTGAGGGTTTCGGTGTGGTAATGTGCGGGCAAGGGTTTTAGTTAATATGTTAAAGTTGCATTTCAACTTTTTAATTCGTTCAACATTGCTTGGCAAAAAAAAGCAATGCGGTAATTAAGAGAGGTTGTTTGTGGGTAGAAAAGGGCCGGTTAAAGTACTTATAGTAGACGATTCGGCGTTAATAAGAGCCCTGTTGAGCGAGGTGTTATCGTCACACGCTGAAATTGATGTCGTCGGAAGTGCCAGTGATCCCTACGAAGCGCGTGAGATGATCAAACAGTTGCGACCTGATGTACTGACTCTCGATATCGAAATGCCACGTATGAACGGTATCGCATTTTTAAAAAATTTGATGCGGCTACGACCGATGCCAGTGGTTATGATATCCACGCTAACCCAGGAAGGTGCCCCAGCCACCTTGGAGGCGCTTGAATTGGGTGCGGTTGATTTTGTTGCCAAGCCAAAAAACGAAGGTGCTGGCGCTTTAGAGCGCTATCGCGACGAAATCATAGAGAAAGTATTATGTGCCGCTCGCGCGAATATTGTTGCCCGAGTAGAGCCTGAGGTTGCGGCTGCCCTCGAATCTCACACCGTGATTGGGCTGGGGAAAAAAATAAAGCCCGGCTTTATTTGTGCTATCGGAGCCTCTACTGGCGGCACTGAAGCTATTAAAGATGTCGTGCGTGCCCTG
The DNA window shown above is from Alteromonadaceae bacterium 2753L.S.0a.02 and carries:
- a CDS encoding chemotaxis protein methyltransferase CheR, which encodes MLASSKEAFSEREFPMTDNNFSQIKSIAYSLTGINLSDHKKNMVYGRLARRLRILSLPTFDAYCQLIAEDNSIEHVEFINAITTNLTSFFRENHHFEFLANQLLPALMRKNIASKRLRIWSAGCSTGEEPYSIAMVVKSMAALASWDAKVLATDLDSNVVAKAKNGIYPAERAENIPDKYRKFLSVDKSSERVRVKQAVADIITFKQLNLLRDWPMRGPFDVIFCRNVVIYFDTPTQKTLFDRYANILQSDGHLFIGHSENLHNVSNRFSSLGKTIYQRKN
- a CDS encoding chemotaxis protein CheD → MLTNEYMPPQPLKGFEHINRYWDKRMNIPAAKILPGECYVSRSGEMIVTVLGSCVAACIRDRGIGIGGMNHFMLPVQTGDKMISRPSAVNAELCYGNWAMEYLINAILKQGGKRERLEVKVFGGGRVLTCMSNIDIGKRNIEFVMDYLARESLAISAQDLGSDYPRKVLYFPDTGAVKLKKLRTRANDTIERREKAYLDSMVTKPKSGEVELF
- a CDS encoding two-component system chemotaxis response regulator CheB; the encoded protein is MGRKGPVKVLIVDDSALIRALLSEVLSSHAEIDVVGSASDPYEAREMIKQLRPDVLTLDIEMPRMNGIAFLKNLMRLRPMPVVMISTLTQEGAPATLEALELGAVDFVAKPKNEGAGALERYRDEIIEKVLCAARANIVARVEPEVAAALESHTVIGLGKKIKPGFICAIGASTGGTEAIKDVVRALPANSPPVVVAQHIPEAFSASFAKRVDGLSAVNVFEAQHNQKIEAGNVYIAPGSAHLRVVARKGEYVCALGDDGPINRHRPSVEALFDSVLRAAGDSALGVLLTGMGSDGAEALLRLKQAGCITVAQDEQTSVVWGMPGVAVKLGAASKVLPLEKITRYILTHAYH